A region from the Mucilaginibacter sp. CSA2-8R genome encodes:
- a CDS encoding Crp/Fnr family transcriptional regulator: protein MEHLLRQQIEKIVKLTDDEFTFALSHFTPRQFKKHQYVVQAGNAAPNDYFVLEGLLKSFYLDEQGKMHILQFAMEDWWISDPQAYHNQTLATLNIDCLEDTSTLYISIDNREKLCADLKKMEYFFMKKTTAGYIALQRRILSLMSQKADERYQQFINLYPSLLQRLSKTLVASYLGISRETLSRISAV, encoded by the coding sequence ATGGAACATTTATTACGTCAGCAAATTGAAAAAATTGTAAAGCTAACTGATGATGAATTTACGTTTGCGCTTTCGCATTTTACACCCCGCCAATTTAAGAAACACCAGTATGTAGTGCAGGCAGGTAACGCTGCGCCAAACGATTACTTTGTGCTGGAAGGCTTGCTCAAATCATTTTACCTGGATGAGCAGGGCAAGATGCACATTTTGCAGTTTGCCATGGAGGACTGGTGGATATCAGACCCGCAGGCTTATCACAACCAAACGCTGGCCACGTTAAACATCGATTGTCTGGAAGACACCTCTACCCTTTATATCTCCATTGATAACCGCGAAAAACTCTGCGCCGACCTGAAAAAGATGGAGTACTTTTTTATGAAGAAAACTACCGCCGGTTACATTGCCCTGCAGCGGCGTATTTTATCATTAATGAGCCAAAAGGCCGATGAGCGCTACCAGCAGTTCATCAACCTATATCCTTCGTTACTGCAACGCCTGTCCAAAACGCTGGTAGCCTCCTATCTGGGAATTTCGCGCGAAACCCTGAGCCGCATCAGCGCGGTTTGA
- a CDS encoding 2Fe-2S iron-sulfur cluster-binding protein — protein MSDENQNPDLTDDEKRLFADLMPEDLNEIMDSGFNRRHFLKLMSVGGATVLAANLLGAEQVLARPLAPEEAATTAAIENGVKISFNINGATRSLTVDSRMTLLDTVRERLQLTGSKKGCDHGQCGACTVMINGQRVLSCLTLAATCEGKTVTTIEGLANGNQLHPMQEAFIKHDGFQCGYCTPGQICSAVALLGEAQKGDASYVTSNIKQTGAGLSLSEDEIRERMSGNICRCGAYPNIVAAIMEVQSGKPVEQHFNFAG, from the coding sequence ATGAGCGACGAAAACCAAAACCCCGACCTTACCGACGACGAAAAGAGACTATTTGCCGACCTGATGCCGGAAGACCTGAACGAAATAATGGATTCCGGTTTTAACCGTCGACATTTTTTAAAGCTGATGAGCGTTGGCGGCGCCACTGTACTGGCGGCTAATTTGTTGGGTGCCGAACAGGTACTGGCACGCCCCTTGGCACCCGAAGAGGCCGCGACAACCGCAGCGATTGAAAACGGCGTCAAGATATCCTTTAACATTAACGGCGCTACGCGCAGCCTGACGGTAGACTCGAGAATGACTTTGCTGGACACTGTGCGGGAAAGGTTGCAGCTCACCGGATCTAAAAAAGGATGCGACCACGGGCAATGCGGTGCTTGTACCGTAATGATTAACGGGCAACGGGTGCTATCATGCCTTACCCTGGCTGCCACCTGCGAGGGTAAAACCGTTACTACCATTGAGGGTTTAGCCAATGGCAACCAGCTGCACCCCATGCAGGAGGCTTTTATTAAACACGACGGTTTTCAGTGCGGTTACTGCACGCCAGGCCAAATATGCTCGGCCGTGGCTTTATTGGGCGAAGCTCAAAAAGGTGATGCAAGCTACGTGACATCTAACATTAAACAAACCGGTGCGGGGCTGTCTTTATCTGAGGATGAAATCAGGGAAAGGATGTCGGGCAATATTTGCCGGTGCGGGGCTTACCCTAACATTGTGGCTGCCATTATGGAGGTACAATCGGGTAAACCGGTAGAACAGCATTTCAATTTTGCAGGCTAA
- a CDS encoding xanthine dehydrogenase family protein subunit M: protein MRPFKYTRVDSLKSAIKELNGNAQSRILAGGTNLLDLMKEDVERPEELIDITHLPYSSIRSLSQGAAKPGVLLDALGKNAGTANHPLIRSQYPMLSQAILAGASAQIRNMATNGGNLLQRTRCPYFYDVAMPCNKRTPGSGCGAMEGFNRMHAVFGWSDKCIAVHPSDMAVALAALDAKVLVQNRSGQQRRLTFDEFFRLPGDAPEKDNNLQHGDLITGIELPASNFADHSYYAKVRDRSSYAFALISVAAGFQLNGKQIRDVRIAMGGVAHKPWRALTAEKMLKGKEANEANFKAAAKAEMAAAKPHEYNKFKIELGERAIALALTKALNYGS, encoded by the coding sequence ATGAGACCATTTAAATATACCCGAGTCGATTCCCTCAAGTCAGCTATCAAAGAGCTAAACGGCAATGCACAATCGCGCATACTGGCCGGCGGCACCAACCTGCTCGATTTGATGAAGGAGGACGTGGAGCGACCGGAGGAATTAATTGACATTACCCACCTGCCATATAGTTCTATAAGGTCACTATCGCAAGGTGCTGCTAAACCCGGCGTTTTGTTAGATGCTTTGGGCAAAAATGCGGGAACCGCCAATCACCCGCTCATCCGCAGCCAATACCCTATGCTAAGCCAGGCTATATTGGCCGGGGCGTCGGCACAAATACGTAATATGGCCACCAACGGTGGCAACCTGTTGCAACGCACACGCTGCCCTTATTTTTACGACGTAGCCATGCCCTGCAATAAACGCACACCTGGTTCGGGCTGCGGCGCTATGGAGGGATTTAACCGTATGCATGCCGTTTTTGGCTGGTCGGACAAATGTATTGCTGTACACCCCTCAGATATGGCAGTAGCCCTGGCCGCATTGGATGCTAAAGTTTTGGTACAAAATCGGTCGGGCCAGCAAAGGCGCTTAACTTTTGATGAATTTTTCCGGCTGCCTGGCGATGCCCCGGAGAAGGACAACAACCTGCAACACGGCGACCTGATTACCGGCATCGAGTTACCGGCCAGCAACTTTGCCGACCATTCTTACTATGCCAAGGTGCGCGACAGGTCTTCTTACGCTTTTGCACTCATATCGGTAGCGGCAGGTTTTCAGCTTAACGGTAAACAAATTAGAGATGTGCGCATTGCCATGGGTGGCGTGGCGCATAAACCCTGGCGGGCCTTAACAGCAGAAAAAATGCTGAAAGGTAAAGAAGCCAACGAAGCCAATTTTAAAGCAGCCGCCAAAGCCGAAATGGCCGCCGCTAAACCACACGAATACAATAAATTTAAAATAGAACTGGGCGAGCGCGCTATTGCACTGGCATTAACCAAAGCACTTAATTATGGAAGCTAA
- a CDS encoding SDR family oxidoreductase, with protein MDNIALVVGASGITGSNLAEKLIEKGWTTYGLARNPNTNLPGLQPIAADLLQPESLTEALADIKPTHVYITSWMRNDTEAENIRVNSLMVRNLLRALSGKGSVQHVALVTGLKHYLGPFEAYAKEGFLPVTPLRETHPRLDIENFYYAQEDEVYAAAERDGFTWSIHRPHTVIGKAVGNLMNMGTTVAVYASICKETGRPFRWPGSQAQWNGLSDVTDARVLAEQLIWASTTDAARNQAFNITNGDVFRWSTLWHQLAGWFGIEAVGYDGTTHPLENEMATDADLWRNMAAQYQLKEPDLNRLASPWHTDLDLGRPIEVMTDMSKSRKLGFTVYQSTEDSFFDLFAQLRNERLIP; from the coding sequence ATGGATAATATAGCATTAGTAGTAGGTGCCAGCGGCATTACCGGCAGTAACCTAGCCGAAAAGTTAATTGAAAAAGGATGGACCACCTACGGTTTGGCCCGTAACCCGAACACTAATTTGCCTGGCTTACAACCTATAGCAGCGGATTTGCTACAGCCTGAAAGTTTAACAGAAGCATTGGCCGACATTAAACCAACCCACGTGTACATCACCAGTTGGATGCGTAACGATACCGAGGCAGAAAACATCCGGGTGAACAGCCTGATGGTACGTAATCTATTGCGTGCCTTATCGGGTAAAGGCTCGGTACAGCACGTGGCCCTGGTTACTGGTTTAAAGCATTACCTCGGTCCGTTTGAGGCCTATGCCAAAGAAGGGTTTTTGCCAGTTACACCTTTGCGCGAAACGCATCCCCGTTTAGACATTGAAAACTTTTATTACGCACAGGAAGATGAAGTGTATGCCGCTGCCGAACGCGATGGTTTTACCTGGAGCATACACCGGCCGCACACCGTGATTGGCAAAGCCGTGGGCAACCTCATGAATATGGGGACTACCGTGGCCGTTTATGCCAGCATCTGTAAAGAAACGGGCAGGCCTTTCAGATGGCCCGGATCACAAGCCCAGTGGAATGGCTTATCGGATGTTACAGATGCTAGGGTACTGGCCGAGCAGCTGATTTGGGCATCTACCACTGATGCCGCCCGCAACCAGGCCTTTAATATTACCAACGGCGATGTTTTTAGGTGGAGTACGTTATGGCACCAGTTAGCGGGTTGGTTTGGCATTGAAGCAGTCGGCTATGATGGCACAACGCATCCGCTTGAAAACGAAATGGCTACTGATGCCGACCTATGGCGTAATATGGCCGCTCAATACCAGTTAAAAGAGCCCGATTTAAACCGGCTGGCATCACCCTGGCATACCGATTTGGATTTGGGCCGACCAATTGAGGTGATGACCGATATGTCTAAAAGCCGCAAGCTGGGCTTTACCGTTTACCAAAGTACCGAAGACTCTTTCTTTGACCTGTTTGCGCAGTTGCGGAACGAACGGTTAATACCTTAA
- a CDS encoding TolC family protein: MFCFKHGWCLALLLLVAGPLYAQNPNSTVKLNELLNRVATNAPTLVTDSSAILIKEAQARETSYNWLPNIKLNYQANIGTNNNVGGAYFGFGIVPSNNRGVRNESNTTAVLSNLGIAAFDMELYNFGAYKAQNKVAEAEVDVQKNQFAASKYNLQAYTIDNYLQLLKLQAFLTVQARNIERNQEIRRSIRALARSGIRAGVDTSIAEAELSKSRLNYIELKNQVKQIQLRLAVISGMPYNSIVPDTVSENNLILHSVSGNLLMPDTANHPLIRYYRSLYDNSLEREALVKKSYNPKISLQAAAWGRAASLDANNGFTSLYNGWGFQRENYVVGLGITYNLFDLKRRQLKLNTQKITSQYTLAKLNEQKVLLAANASQADANVATALERLQEIPRQVKAANAAYRQKFALYKSGLTDIIELNAALNLLYRAETDFISAKNSYTQALFQKAITENQVSQVLNQLN, encoded by the coding sequence ATGTTTTGTTTTAAACATGGCTGGTGCCTGGCATTATTGCTGCTGGTGGCCGGCCCCTTATATGCGCAAAATCCAAACAGCACCGTTAAGCTTAATGAGTTGCTGAACCGGGTAGCCACCAACGCGCCCACGCTGGTTACCGACTCGTCGGCCATACTGATTAAAGAAGCCCAGGCCCGCGAAACTAGCTACAACTGGCTACCTAATATAAAGCTTAATTACCAGGCCAATATAGGTACCAATAACAATGTGGGCGGTGCGTACTTCGGTTTCGGCATTGTGCCCTCTAACAATCGCGGTGTACGCAACGAGAGCAATACCACGGCCGTACTGTCTAACTTAGGCATTGCCGCCTTTGATATGGAACTTTATAATTTCGGTGCCTACAAGGCGCAGAATAAAGTAGCCGAAGCCGAGGTTGATGTACAAAAGAACCAGTTTGCAGCATCAAAGTATAACCTGCAGGCTTATACCATTGATAACTACCTGCAACTGCTCAAACTGCAGGCTTTTTTAACGGTGCAGGCGCGTAATATTGAACGTAACCAGGAAATCAGGCGTTCTATCAGGGCGCTGGCCCGCAGCGGCATCAGGGCCGGTGTAGATACCAGTATTGCCGAAGCCGAATTATCTAAATCGCGCTTAAACTACATCGAACTTAAAAACCAGGTTAAACAGATCCAGCTCCGTTTGGCGGTTATCAGCGGCATGCCATATAACAGCATTGTACCCGATACCGTATCCGAAAATAATTTGATTTTACACTCTGTGAGCGGCAACCTGCTGATGCCCGACACGGCTAACCATCCGCTCATTAGGTATTACCGCTCATTGTACGACAATAGCCTGGAGCGCGAAGCCCTGGTAAAAAAGAGTTATAATCCAAAAATATCATTGCAGGCCGCTGCCTGGGGGCGTGCCGCCAGTTTAGATGCAAACAACGGCTTTACCAGTCTGTATAACGGCTGGGGCTTTCAGCGCGAAAATTATGTAGTGGGTTTGGGCATCACGTATAATTTGTTCGATTTAAAGCGCCGGCAGCTAAAGCTCAACACCCAAAAAATTACGTCGCAGTATACGCTGGCTAAACTTAACGAGCAAAAGGTGTTGTTAGCGGCAAACGCCAGCCAGGCTGATGCCAACGTGGCTACCGCGTTGGAACGTTTGCAGGAAATACCGCGGCAGGTAAAGGCCGCAAATGCCGCCTACCGCCAAAAGTTTGCCCTGTATAAAAGCGGGCTCACCGATATTATTGAGCTCAATGCGGCGCTAAACCTGTTATACCGTGCCGAAACCGATTTTATATCAGCCAAAAACAGTTACACGCAGGCGCTTTTTCAAAAGGCCATTACCGAAAATCAGGTCAGTCAAGTTCTTAACCAGTTAAATTAA
- a CDS encoding xanthine dehydrogenase family protein molybdopterin-binding subunit, producing the protein MEANPITGTPLNRIDGLLKVTGKAAYATDYPVKNLAYGYLFKSTVASGTITQIDDAAAKKAPGVITIITHLNAPKLNVKGGLRGGALLQGPEIKFNGQHIGIVVAETFEQARYAARLVKVQYSSDAQAKTDFEKLAPQAVPAKEPEVRRGDIDSAMAGAPITVDQVYETPIEHHHPMEPHATIALWEGDKLTLYNSSQIVNGAQSAAAKTLNIAPENVRIITPYIGGGFGSKGGQWANLALAAVAAKMANRPVHLALSRQQMFNSVGLRQHNIQHIKLAATKDGKLLGLGHQTTTHTAIDDEYTEPCGDCSKVLYAVPNALINYKVVPMNVIMPTYTRGPGKSTGSFALESAMDELAYKLKMDPIALRLNNEPAQDPTTSKQWSSRKLVECLKEGAKAFGWDKRNPQPGQNIQGDYLVGHGVACGTYPAKQRDSSAVIKLSNDAGKVQAVVELAAADLGTGTYTILAQTAADGLGLPVTQVQIKLGDSDLPPAAGSVGSVGATSYANSVNDACSKITTELMMKSGKQFFVRPTAAQLMASERLSTFETRMDAKPLADADNYSAHSFNANFAEVWVNRYTGMVKIKRLLAVTAAGKILNPKTARSQIIGGNVWGIGMALTEESVIDPRWGNFITRSFADYHVPVNLDVGNLDAIFINEDDKHANKLGVKGIGEVGIVGVAGAIANAVFNATGKRVRELPITPDKLI; encoded by the coding sequence ATGGAAGCTAATCCAATTACCGGCACCCCGTTAAACCGTATTGATGGTTTGCTCAAAGTAACCGGTAAGGCTGCCTACGCTACCGATTACCCGGTTAAAAACCTGGCTTATGGTTATTTATTTAAAAGCACTGTAGCGTCGGGCACTATTACCCAGATTGATGATGCCGCAGCCAAAAAAGCGCCGGGTGTAATTACCATCATCACCCATCTTAATGCGCCTAAGTTGAACGTAAAAGGTGGCTTACGGGGCGGCGCTTTGCTGCAAGGCCCTGAGATAAAATTTAACGGGCAGCACATCGGCATCGTAGTGGCCGAAACATTCGAGCAGGCCCGCTATGCCGCCCGCTTAGTTAAAGTGCAATACAGCAGTGATGCCCAGGCCAAAACAGATTTCGAAAAGCTGGCACCCCAAGCCGTGCCTGCCAAAGAGCCCGAAGTACGGCGCGGCGATATAGACTCGGCCATGGCCGGTGCACCGATTACGGTTGACCAGGTTTACGAAACACCTATTGAGCATCACCACCCCATGGAGCCACATGCTACCATTGCCCTATGGGAAGGCGATAAACTAACTTTATATAACAGCTCACAAATTGTTAACGGTGCGCAAAGTGCAGCCGCCAAAACGCTTAATATCGCGCCAGAAAATGTGCGTATCATCACCCCTTACATAGGCGGTGGCTTTGGTTCTAAAGGCGGCCAGTGGGCTAACCTGGCGCTGGCAGCCGTCGCGGCAAAAATGGCTAACCGGCCTGTGCATTTAGCGCTGAGCCGGCAGCAAATGTTTAACTCGGTGGGTCTGCGGCAGCACAATATCCAGCATATTAAACTGGCAGCCACCAAAGACGGTAAGCTACTTGGCTTAGGGCATCAAACCACTACGCACACCGCTATTGATGATGAATATACTGAGCCTTGCGGCGATTGCTCAAAAGTACTGTACGCGGTACCGAATGCACTCATCAATTACAAGGTAGTGCCTATGAACGTAATTATGCCCACCTATACCCGCGGACCGGGCAAATCAACGGGTAGCTTCGCGCTTGAGTCGGCTATGGATGAGCTGGCTTATAAGCTGAAAATGGATCCTATTGCTTTAAGGCTTAACAACGAACCAGCACAGGATCCTACCACCAGCAAACAATGGTCGTCGCGTAAGCTGGTAGAATGTTTAAAAGAAGGCGCCAAGGCATTTGGCTGGGATAAGCGCAACCCGCAGCCCGGCCAAAATATACAGGGCGATTACCTGGTGGGACATGGCGTAGCCTGTGGCACCTACCCAGCCAAGCAGCGCGACAGTTCGGCTGTGATTAAATTAAGCAATGATGCCGGCAAGGTACAAGCCGTGGTAGAATTAGCCGCTGCCGATTTAGGAACCGGTACGTACACCATTCTGGCCCAAACCGCCGCGGATGGTTTAGGGCTTCCGGTTACCCAGGTGCAGATTAAACTCGGCGATTCGGATTTACCGCCGGCGGCAGGTTCAGTAGGTTCGGTGGGTGCCACCAGTTATGCCAACTCGGTTAATGATGCTTGCTCTAAAATAACCACGGAACTGATGATGAAATCGGGCAAGCAGTTTTTTGTGCGGCCAACCGCAGCACAATTAATGGCCTCGGAGCGGCTGAGCACTTTTGAAACGCGGATGGATGCCAAGCCGCTTGCCGATGCCGACAATTACTCGGCCCATAGCTTTAATGCCAACTTTGCCGAGGTTTGGGTAAACCGCTATACCGGCATGGTTAAAATAAAACGTTTATTAGCGGTTACCGCAGCCGGCAAAATTCTCAACCCTAAAACAGCCCGTTCGCAGATTATTGGCGGCAATGTTTGGGGTATAGGCATGGCCCTTACCGAAGAATCGGTTATTGACCCGCGCTGGGGCAACTTCATCACCCGGTCTTTTGCCGATTACCATGTACCCGTAAACCTGGATGTGGGTAACCTTGACGCCATCTTTATTAATGAGGACGATAAGCACGCCAATAAATTAGGCGTTAAAGGTATTGGTGAAGTAGGTATTGTTGGCGTAGCCGGCGCCATTGCTAATGCCGTATTTAATGCTACGGGCAAACGGGTTAGAGAACTGCCTATTACGCCTGATAAGCTGATCTAA